From Manduca sexta isolate Smith_Timp_Sample1 chromosome 21, JHU_Msex_v1.0, whole genome shotgun sequence, the proteins below share one genomic window:
- the LOC119190075 gene encoding homeotic protein Sex combs reduced-like: MNDLNYNAGMSSYQFVNSLASCYGNQAPGRTGTPVEQTGHPGLPTPGADYYNPNAAASAYPNACYSPPQVGHHYPQHPYATPATGAHMQPQTMIDYTQLHPQRLGSTASHMHQHSNASPGALSPNLMSTPPTQATGASCKFADSTSTTGVASPQDLSTSSGPGRTSPGFGTVGQNSSGTSTKLGLTTPIASPVEHKASVNQNISSPASSTSSNDSNDANNSSSNTKNSKTSGNAQANPPQIYPWMKRVHLGQSK; encoded by the coding sequence ATGAACGACCTAAATTACAACGCCGGGATGAGCTCCTACCAGTTCGTCAATTCCCTGGCCTCGTGTTACGGGAACCAGGCGCCTGGACGTACAGGCACGCCTGTGGAACAAACAGGCCATCCCGGACTACCGACGCCGGGAGCCGACTATTACAATCCAAACGCGGCGGCGTCAGCTTATCCTAATGCTTGCTACTCACCGCCGCAAGTGGGCCATCATTACCCACAACATCCGTATGCAACGCCCGCAACAGGGGCTCACATGCAGCCGCAAACGATGATAGATTACACACAATTACATCCACAACGGCTCGGCAGCACGGCGAGTCATATGCATCAACATTCGAACGCGAGCCCCGGAGCGCTATCACCCAACTTGATGTCGACTCCGCCCACTCAAGCGACTGGAGCCAGTTGTAAATTTGCCGATTCCACGTCGACTACGGGCGTTGCGTCACCACAGGACCTGTCTACGTCTTCCGGCCCGGGAAGAACTTCGCCTGGTTTTGGCACCGTCGGACAGAATTCTAGTGGTACGAGCACAAAATTGGGATTGACGACTCCGATAGCGTCGCCAGTGGAACACAAAGCTAGTGTGAATCAGAACATCTCGAGTCCTGCTTCGAGCACATCCAGCAATGACAGCAACGACGCCAACAATTCCAGTTCCAACACGAAGAACTCCAAAACCTCCGGCAACGCCCAGGCGAACCCTCCGCAGATATATCCTTGGATGAAACGAGTACATCTTGGACAAAGTAAGTGA